In the genome of Flavobacterium panacagri, one region contains:
- a CDS encoding multicopper oxidase family protein — MTKIKYILVLFLIAIQLKAQKVVRYDLHVRDTIVNFSGKEKRAIAVNGQIPMPTLTFTEGDIAEIYVHNELKKETTSMHWHGLFLPNKEDGVPYLTQMPIEPGTTHKYTFPIIQNGTYWYHSHSGLQEQIGLYGLFIINKKKDDSTIRKGIDDLPTIPVILSEWSDLKPENIQRMLHNANDWFAIKKGTTQSYFEALKQGHFSTKVTNEWKRMNAMDVSDVYYEKFLINGKNEQQLSNLKPGSKVRLRIANGGASSYFWLTYGGGKITVVASDGNDVEPVEVDRLIIAVSETYDVVVTIPEDHKSFAFLATAEDRTGSASLFLGNGDKQPVHHLSKLKYFEGMKMMNDMMKMNGEMNDMGMNMSLNKMDMNAVMYPEISGEDENSKPEMDHSNHNMEALKMESDSTETSEIVTLNYGMLKSPFKTNLPKDAPVKELRFTLSGNMNRYVWSLDNKVVSETDKILIKKGENVRIVLYNGSMMRHPMHLHGHDFRILNEHGDYAPLKNVIDIMPMETDTIEFQANADGDWFFHCHILYHMMAGMGRIFTYENSAPNPLIHHPEMAFKMLKMDDRMFHFMAENDFATNGNDGEAMLSNTRWSIGTEWRLGYNDKHGYETETHIGRYIGKNQWLMPFIGFDWRYRKMGMDEQEQNLFGQKNTKDNRSVFSLGAEYTLPMLIKAQVEVYTDGNVRLQFERKDIPLSQRLRMNLMWNTDKEYMAGLKYIVARNFGITTHYDSDMGIGFGVNLNY; from the coding sequence ATGACAAAAATAAAATATATACTTGTGCTTTTTTTAATTGCTATTCAGTTAAAGGCGCAAAAAGTAGTGCGTTATGATTTGCATGTTCGCGATACAATTGTCAATTTCTCGGGTAAAGAAAAACGTGCGATTGCAGTAAATGGACAAATTCCGATGCCAACTCTGACTTTTACCGAAGGCGATATTGCAGAAATTTATGTGCATAACGAATTAAAAAAAGAAACCACTTCGATGCACTGGCACGGATTATTTCTTCCAAACAAAGAAGATGGAGTTCCGTATTTGACTCAAATGCCGATTGAGCCTGGAACAACTCATAAATATACTTTTCCCATAATTCAAAACGGAACGTATTGGTATCACAGTCATTCGGGATTACAGGAACAAATTGGTTTGTATGGACTTTTTATCATCAATAAGAAAAAAGACGATTCGACTATTAGAAAAGGCATTGACGATTTGCCAACGATTCCAGTTATTTTAAGTGAATGGTCTGATTTAAAACCTGAGAATATTCAGCGAATGCTTCACAATGCCAATGATTGGTTCGCCATTAAAAAAGGAACTACTCAGAGCTATTTTGAAGCTTTAAAACAAGGGCATTTTTCAACCAAAGTGACCAACGAATGGAAACGAATGAATGCTATGGACGTTAGCGATGTTTATTATGAAAAGTTTTTAATTAATGGTAAAAATGAACAACAGCTTTCAAACCTTAAGCCAGGCTCAAAAGTTCGATTACGAATTGCAAACGGAGGTGCTTCCAGCTATTTCTGGCTGACTTACGGCGGAGGAAAAATCACCGTTGTAGCCAGCGATGGAAATGATGTCGAACCTGTAGAAGTCGATCGTTTAATTATTGCCGTTTCTGAAACTTATGATGTTGTGGTTACAATTCCTGAAGACCATAAATCTTTTGCTTTTTTGGCTACAGCCGAAGACAGGACAGGATCTGCTTCTTTGTTTTTAGGAAATGGAGACAAACAGCCCGTACATCATCTTTCAAAATTAAAATATTTTGAAGGCATGAAAATGATGAACGATATGATGAAAATGAATGGCGAAATGAACGATATGGGCATGAATATGTCACTCAACAAAATGGACATGAATGCCGTAATGTATCCTGAAATTTCGGGTGAAGATGAAAATTCTAAACCAGAAATGGATCATTCCAATCATAATATGGAAGCCTTGAAAATGGAAAGTGACAGCACTGAAACTTCTGAAATTGTGACTCTGAATTACGGAATGCTGAAATCTCCTTTTAAAACGAATCTTCCAAAAGACGCTCCTGTCAAAGAATTGCGTTTTACGCTTTCCGGAAATATGAATCGTTACGTTTGGAGTTTAGATAATAAAGTGGTTTCAGAAACCGATAAAATCTTAATTAAAAAAGGAGAAAACGTTCGTATTGTTTTATACAACGGTTCGATGATGCGCCATCCAATGCATTTACACGGACATGATTTTAGAATTTTAAATGAACACGGCGATTATGCTCCGCTAAAAAATGTAATTGATATTATGCCAATGGAAACCGATACGATCGAATTTCAGGCAAATGCCGATGGCGACTGGTTTTTTCACTGTCACATTTTATATCATATGATGGCTGGAATGGGGAGAATCTTTACTTACGAAAATTCAGCACCCAATCCCTTAATTCATCATCCGGAAATGGCTTTCAAAATGTTGAAAATGGACGATCGTATGTTTCATTTTATGGCAGAAAATGATTTTGCTACTAACGGAAATGATGGTGAAGCGATGTTGAGCAATACAAGATGGAGCATTGGAACGGAGTGGAGATTGGGTTACAATGACAAACATGGTTACGAAACCGAAACTCATATTGGAAGATATATTGGAAAAAATCAATGGTTGATGCCTTTTATCGGTTTTGACTGGCGCTATCGCAAAATGGGAATGGACGAACAGGAACAAAATCTCTTCGGACAGAAAAACACTAAAGACAATCGTTCCGTTTTCAGTTTAGGTGCCGAATATACTTTGCCAATGCTCATAAAAGCACAAGTTGAGGTTTATACCGATGGAAATGTTCGTTTGCAATTTGAACGAAAAGATATTCCGCTTTCGCAAAGACTTCGAATGAATTTAATGTGGAATACAGATAAAGAATATATGGCGGGTTTAAAATACATCGTGGCTCGAAACTTTGGAATTACAACACATTATGACAGCGATATGGGAATTGGTTTTGGGGTTAATTTGAATTATTAA
- a CDS encoding DUF4442 domain-containing protein gives MALSVSKLNKFVLFKLPSAYFCGVRVKDINDSSCTVTVKHRWINQNPFNSMYFAVQAMAAELTTGALVISQIQQSGKKISMLVANNKGNFTKKATGRITFVCNDGHLIADAIKKTIETGEGQTFWMKSIGTNEEGIQVSEMDFEWSIRLK, from the coding sequence ATGGCACTTTCTGTATCAAAACTTAATAAATTCGTTCTGTTTAAACTTCCTTCTGCCTATTTCTGTGGCGTACGTGTTAAGGATATAAACGATTCAAGTTGTACCGTAACAGTCAAACACAGATGGATTAATCAGAATCCTTTTAATTCGATGTATTTTGCAGTTCAGGCTATGGCAGCAGAATTGACAACAGGTGCTCTGGTTATTTCTCAAATTCAGCAAAGCGGAAAGAAAATATCCATGTTAGTAGCCAATAACAAAGGAAACTTCACTAAAAAAGCAACAGGAAGAATAACTTTCGTATGCAATGATGGACATTTAATTGCCGATGCTATCAAAAAAACAATCGAAACCGGAGAAGGGCAGACGTTCTGGATGAAATCTATCGGAACTAACGAAGAAGGCATTCAGGTTTCGGAAATGGATTTTGAGTGGAGTATTCGACTGAAATAA
- a CDS encoding DUF4870 domain-containing protein, with protein METTTPLIMEKTSEKNTAAFTHLSTLSQYIIPFGNYIFPLIIWTNYRDRSEFADHHGKQALNFQLSLLLYTLILALIAIPIFVTVFLQNIPMEVIFNDRDFVIRNFDFQSHIGMLSIGITAVVLFGLLKFVEFFLVIYASIKASNGELYKYPITIPFIK; from the coding sequence ATGGAAACAACAACACCACTCATCATGGAAAAAACATCAGAAAAGAATACAGCAGCATTTACTCATTTGAGTACATTAAGCCAATATATAATTCCGTTTGGGAACTATATTTTTCCGTTAATCATTTGGACAAACTACAGAGATAGATCTGAATTTGCAGACCACCATGGAAAACAGGCTTTGAACTTTCAGTTAAGCTTATTGCTTTATACTTTGATTTTAGCACTTATCGCAATACCGATTTTTGTAACAGTCTTTTTACAGAATATTCCAATGGAAGTTATTTTTAATGACCGAGATTTTGTGATTAGAAACTTTGACTTTCAGTCGCATATCGGAATGTTAAGTATCGGAATTACAGCTGTAGTACTTTTTGGATTATTAAAATTTGTTGAATTCTTTTTAGTGATCTATGCTTCGATAAAAGCTTCAAACGGAGAATTATATAAATATCCTATTACAATTCCTTTTATTAAGTAA
- a CDS encoding PadR family transcriptional regulator, with translation MNIENTKAQMRKGVLEFCILSVLKEKDAYTSEILDTLKNAKLLVVEGTVYPLLTRLKNDGLLNYRWEESTSGPPRKYYGLTEIGQTFLNELSGTWTELSDAVNLITNQNQ, from the coding sequence ATGAACATTGAAAACACAAAAGCACAGATGCGCAAAGGTGTTCTTGAGTTTTGCATCTTATCTGTTCTAAAAGAAAAAGATGCCTATACATCAGAAATATTAGACACTTTAAAAAACGCAAAATTACTAGTTGTAGAAGGAACTGTTTATCCGTTGTTAACTAGATTAAAAAATGACGGTTTACTTAATTATCGCTGGGAAGAATCGACCTCAGGGCCACCGCGAAAGTATTATGGATTAACCGAGATAGGACAAACTTTTTTAAACGAACTTAGCGGAACTTGGACAGAATTGTCTGACGCTGTAAACTTAATCACCAATCAAAATCAATAA
- a CDS encoding PspC domain-containing protein: MNKTVNINLGGMFFHIDEDAYLKLTRYFDAIKRSLNNSSGQDEIIKDIEMRVSELLTEKQKSEKHVVGLKDVDEVIAVMGQPEDYRIEDEENPNQTYNNYGPRKHKKLYRDKEKGMIGGVATGLGHYFGIDAVWIKIIFLIFVFAGFGTGILAYFVLWIVTPEAVTTSEKLEMTGEPVTISNIEKKVREEIDTLSEKFKNADYDKMGNQVKSGAERISSSFGDFIMTVFKIFAKFLGVILIISGIATLIMLLIGVFTLGTNVFVDFPWQNFIEAGNFTEYPIWSFGLLMLFAVGIPFFFLTLLGFKLLSPNLKSIGNITKYTLLAVWIISIAIVASIVIKQATEISHENKVVEKKEIAIRPLDTLFVKFKYSDYYTKSLNHYRDFEFVQDSANNELIYSNDVRLHVLHTDQKAPFIQVEKSARGNSFTNAKKRAEKINYKFQVNGNHLILDNFFLTDVKNKFRGQEVDIYLYLPEGQFFKPDSSVRDYFNYEDDFFNLNYDGNYNYKVEGSKVKCLNCPAEHNDHDYDSEEIETIDNDTINEVSVKINGKEVINGKKTKGKLTTDKNGVIIKIN, from the coding sequence ATGAACAAAACAGTAAATATTAACTTAGGCGGGATGTTTTTTCATATCGATGAAGATGCATACTTAAAATTAACACGCTACTTTGATGCTATAAAACGATCACTTAACAACTCATCTGGTCAGGATGAAATTATTAAAGACATCGAAATGCGTGTTTCTGAATTACTGACAGAAAAACAAAAAAGCGAAAAGCATGTTGTAGGACTGAAAGACGTTGATGAAGTGATTGCAGTAATGGGACAACCTGAAGACTACAGAATTGAAGACGAAGAAAACCCAAATCAAACTTATAATAATTACGGCCCAAGAAAACACAAAAAATTATACCGTGATAAAGAAAAAGGTATGATTGGAGGTGTGGCAACAGGGTTAGGACATTATTTTGGAATTGACGCAGTTTGGATTAAAATCATTTTCTTAATCTTCGTATTTGCAGGTTTTGGAACTGGAATTTTAGCTTATTTTGTTCTTTGGATTGTAACTCCTGAAGCAGTTACAACTTCAGAAAAATTAGAAATGACAGGTGAGCCGGTAACGATTTCAAACATCGAAAAAAAAGTTCGTGAAGAAATTGATACCCTTTCTGAAAAATTCAAAAATGCGGATTATGACAAAATGGGAAACCAGGTAAAGTCGGGAGCTGAGAGAATAAGTAGTTCATTTGGAGACTTTATCATGACGGTTTTTAAAATTTTTGCAAAATTTTTAGGTGTAATTCTAATCATAAGCGGAATCGCAACTTTAATCATGTTGTTAATTGGAGTGTTTACTTTAGGAACTAACGTTTTTGTTGATTTTCCTTGGCAGAATTTTATTGAAGCTGGAAACTTTACAGAATATCCAATCTGGTCATTTGGTTTATTAATGTTATTTGCAGTTGGAATACCATTCTTTTTCTTAACACTTTTAGGATTTAAATTGTTATCTCCAAACTTAAAATCAATTGGAAATATTACAAAATATACACTTTTAGCCGTTTGGATTATTTCAATTGCTATTGTTGCGAGTATCGTAATTAAACAAGCTACTGAAATTTCACACGAGAACAAAGTTGTAGAGAAAAAAGAAATTGCTATTAGACCACTGGACACACTATTTGTAAAATTTAAGTACAGTGACTATTATACTAAAAGCTTGAATCATTACAGAGATTTTGAGTTTGTACAAGACTCGGCAAACAATGAATTGATTTACTCAAATGATGTACGCTTACATGTTTTACACACAGATCAAAAAGCTCCATTTATTCAGGTAGAAAAAAGTGCAAGAGGAAATTCTTTCACCAACGCTAAAAAAAGAGCAGAAAAAATCAATTATAAATTTCAAGTTAACGGAAATCATTTAATTTTGGATAACTTTTTTCTGACAGATGTAAAAAACAAATTCAGAGGACAAGAAGTTGACATTTACTTGTATCTTCCAGAAGGACAATTTTTTAAACCAGATAGTTCTGTTAGAGACTACTTCAATTATGAGGATGATTTCTTTAATTTAAATTATGATGGAAATTACAATTATAAAGTAGAAGGATCTAAAGTTAAATGCTTGAATTGTCCAGCAGAACATAACGATCATGACTATGATTCAGAAGAAATAGAAACTATTGACAATGATACTATAAATGAAGTTTCGGTAAAAATTAACGGAAAAGAAGTTATAAACGGGAAAAAAACTAAAGGAAAACTAACCACAGATAAAAACGGAGTTATAATCAAAATCAACTAA
- a CDS encoding head GIN domain-containing protein — translation MIKIIIHITKFVIATITALLFASCNFNMNAIEGSGNVTTEKRTVQGDFTNIKVSNAIDVVIEQSESKEIIVEADDNLQKEIVTKVENGTLIIECKYNSFRNIASKKVTVKMPIVDKIEASTASSVQSKNVIEGENIILETSSAASIQANIESDKISVDSSSGGSVAIEGKALSLSTSVSSGGSIDAGKLMANDIHAEASSGGTISIRPIVSLKAEASSGGNINYGGSPKTIEKSESSGGNVSKS, via the coding sequence ATGATCAAAATAATCATTCATATTACAAAATTTGTTATCGCAACTATAACAGCATTATTATTTGCTTCGTGTAATTTTAACATGAATGCAATTGAAGGAAGCGGTAATGTTACAACTGAAAAAAGAACTGTTCAAGGTGATTTTACTAACATAAAAGTAAGCAACGCTATTGATGTAGTCATCGAACAATCTGAATCTAAAGAAATCATTGTTGAAGCCGATGATAATCTGCAGAAAGAAATTGTTACTAAAGTAGAAAACGGAACACTTATTATTGAATGCAAATACAACTCTTTCCGTAATATAGCATCAAAAAAAGTAACAGTAAAAATGCCAATTGTTGATAAGATCGAGGCTTCAACTGCTTCATCTGTTCAAAGTAAAAATGTTATTGAAGGAGAAAACATTATTTTAGAAACTTCAAGTGCGGCATCGATACAAGCTAACATTGAATCTGACAAAATATCCGTAGATTCTAGCAGCGGAGGTTCTGTAGCTATTGAAGGAAAAGCATTAAGCCTTAGCACTTCTGTTTCAAGCGGAGGAAGTATTGACGCTGGTAAATTAATGGCAAACGATATTCATGCTGAAGCTTCAAGCGGCGGAACAATTTCTATACGTCCTATCGTAAGTTTAAAAGCAGAAGCTTCAAGCGGTGGAAACATTAATTACGGAGGTTCCCCAAAAACTATTGAAAAATCTGAAAGTTCCGGAGGAAATGTCAGCAAAAGCTAA
- a CDS encoding GIN domain-containing protein produces MKKSTALLLLLFVTTFTFAQKREKVKGSKVVTTSIKEVGSFDAIEVDDNLEVYLEQGEKNEIKIEADDNLHDIIGMDLREKTLRLYTNKESTIFKKLSVKVTYTKSLNKVITKNEAIVYAIQELQLDDITMNCLDYSKLYLNVNSKKFSLIADDKSKTELNLKAEDGSLQLSKNASVKTLVSAIKFKCDLYQKANAAIEGIAEKATIRLDNNSVFTGTKFTLKDANVTAENYAVGSIFAETTLSLAVGDKAEISLLGSPAITLTRFSEEAKLFKKIK; encoded by the coding sequence ATGAAAAAAAGTACAGCGCTGCTCCTATTATTATTTGTTACAACATTCACTTTTGCACAAAAAAGAGAAAAAGTTAAAGGCTCTAAAGTTGTAACTACTTCGATAAAAGAAGTTGGCAGTTTTGATGCCATTGAAGTTGACGATAATCTTGAGGTATATTTAGAACAAGGAGAAAAAAACGAAATTAAAATTGAAGCCGATGATAATTTACATGATATCATTGGAATGGATTTAAGGGAAAAAACACTTCGTTTATATACCAATAAAGAATCTACAATTTTCAAAAAACTATCTGTTAAGGTTACCTATACTAAGTCATTAAATAAGGTTATCACCAAAAATGAAGCAATCGTTTATGCCATTCAGGAATTACAATTGGATGATATCACAATGAATTGTCTTGATTATTCTAAATTATATTTGAATGTTAACTCGAAAAAATTCAGCTTAATTGCAGATGACAAATCTAAAACAGAACTAAATTTAAAAGCCGAAGATGGAAGTTTGCAATTGAGCAAAAATGCTTCAGTTAAAACATTGGTTTCTGCTATAAAATTCAAATGTGATTTGTACCAAAAAGCAAATGCAGCAATCGAAGGTATCGCAGAAAAAGCAACTATTCGATTAGATAATAATTCAGTTTTTACAGGAACAAAATTTACTTTGAAAGATGCCAACGTTACAGCTGAAAATTATGCCGTAGGAAGTATTTTCGCAGAAACAACACTTTCACTAGCAGTTGGAGATAAAGCAGAGATCTCTCTTTTAGGAAGTCCTGCCATTACACTAACACGTTTTTCTGAAGAAGCTAAGTTGTTTAAGAAGATAAAATAG
- the trxB gene encoding thioredoxin-disulfide reductase: MSNTIEKIKCLIIGSGPAGYTAAIYAARANMNPVLYQGMQPGGQLTTTNEVENFPGYVDGVTGPEMMIQLQEQAKRFGADIRDGWATKVDFSGDIHKVWINDSIELHCETVIISTGASAKYLGLPSEQHYLNMGGGVSACAVCDGFFYRNQDVVIVGAGDSACEEAHYLSKLCKKVTMLVRSEKFRASKIMEERVRKTENIEILMNHDTVEVLGDNNVVHAIKALNKTTGETIEIPATGFFVAIGHKPNTDIFKDYITLDETGYIVNTPGTSKTNVEGVFVAGDAADHVYRQAITAAGTGCMAALDAERYLASKE; the protein is encoded by the coding sequence ATGTCAAATACAATCGAAAAAATTAAATGCCTTATTATAGGTTCTGGTCCTGCGGGCTATACAGCGGCGATTTATGCAGCCAGAGCAAATATGAATCCAGTATTATACCAAGGAATGCAACCAGGTGGTCAATTGACTACGACAAATGAAGTTGAAAACTTTCCAGGTTATGTTGATGGAGTTACAGGACCAGAAATGATGATTCAGCTACAAGAACAGGCAAAACGTTTTGGTGCTGATATTCGTGATGGATGGGCTACAAAAGTTGATTTTTCTGGAGATATTCATAAAGTTTGGATTAATGATTCTATCGAATTGCACTGTGAAACTGTAATTATTTCTACAGGTGCTTCGGCTAAATATTTAGGATTGCCATCAGAACAGCATTATTTAAATATGGGTGGGGGAGTTTCTGCTTGTGCGGTTTGTGACGGTTTCTTCTACAGAAATCAAGATGTGGTAATTGTTGGAGCAGGAGATTCGGCATGTGAAGAAGCACATTACTTATCTAAACTTTGCAAAAAAGTAACCATGTTAGTGAGAAGCGAAAAATTTAGAGCTTCTAAAATTATGGAAGAGCGTGTTCGTAAAACAGAAAACATCGAAATTTTAATGAATCACGATACAGTTGAAGTTTTAGGCGATAATAATGTAGTTCACGCTATTAAAGCTTTGAACAAAACAACTGGCGAAACAATCGAAATTCCAGCAACTGGTTTCTTCGTAGCAATTGGTCACAAACCAAATACTGATATCTTTAAAGATTATATCACTCTTGATGAGACTGGATATATCGTAAATACTCCAGGTACATCTAAAACGAATGTTGAAGGTGTTTTTGTAGCTGGTGATGCTGCAGATCATGTATATCGTCAAGCAATTACTGCTGCAGGAACTGGATGTATGGCTGCATTGGATGCTGAAAGATATTTAGCTTCTAAAGAATAA
- a CDS encoding GIY-YIG nuclease family protein has protein sequence MFGFFALIPTSMFFVYILYSTTKEKFYIGQTNDIEDRLRRHNSGQSLSTKNGIPWKIIYTIQLDSRSEAVTLESKIKKRGAKRYLQDIDFKYQL, from the coding sequence ATGTTCGGCTTTTTTGCTTTAATCCCAACTTCTATGTTTTTCGTTTATATTCTTTACAGTACTACAAAAGAAAAGTTTTACATCGGTCAAACAAATGATATCGAAGATAGACTGAGAAGACACAATAGTGGACAATCATTATCTACAAAAAATGGTATTCCATGGAAAATCATTTATACAATTCAACTAGATTCAAGATCTGAAGCAGTGACTTTAGAATCTAAAATAAAGAAACGAGGTGCAAAAAGATATCTGCAAGACATCGATTTTAAATATCAATTATAG
- a CDS encoding ParA family protein, which yields MGKIIAIANQKGGVGKTTTSVNLAAALGVLEKKVLLIDADPQANATSGLGIDVETVETGTYQILEHTVTPKEAILKCTAPNVDVIPAHIDLVAIEIELVDKENREYMLKKALEEAKQEYDYIIIDCAPSLGLLTLNALTASDSVVIPIQCEYFALEGLGKLLNTIKSIQKIHNPDLDIEGLLLTMYDSRLRLSNQVVEEVQKHFNDMVFDTVIQRNVKLSEAPSFGESIINYDATSKGAVNYIHLAQEIIKKNSK from the coding sequence ATGGGCAAAATCATTGCTATTGCTAATCAAAAAGGAGGCGTTGGAAAGACTACTACATCAGTAAATCTTGCAGCCGCATTAGGTGTTCTAGAAAAAAAAGTATTATTAATTGATGCTGATCCTCAAGCCAATGCTACATCTGGTCTTGGAATTGATGTAGAAACAGTTGAAACTGGAACTTATCAAATTCTTGAGCATACTGTAACACCAAAAGAAGCCATTTTAAAATGTACAGCTCCAAACGTAGATGTGATCCCTGCTCACATTGACCTTGTTGCTATCGAAATTGAATTGGTTGACAAAGAAAACCGTGAGTACATGCTTAAAAAAGCATTAGAAGAGGCAAAACAAGAATATGATTACATCATTATCGACTGTGCACCATCTCTAGGTTTGTTAACCCTGAATGCCTTAACAGCTTCTGATTCAGTAGTTATTCCTATTCAGTGCGAATATTTTGCACTTGAAGGACTAGGGAAATTATTGAACACTATTAAGAGTATTCAAAAAATACATAATCCTGATCTTGACATTGAAGGTTTATTATTAACAATGTACGATTCAAGATTACGTTTATCTAATCAGGTTGTTGAAGAAGTTCAAAAACACTTTAACGATATGGTTTTTGACACTGTAATTCAGCGAAATGTAAAATTAAGTGAAGCTCCAAGTTTTGGTGAAAGTATCATTAATTATGATGCAACCAGTAAAGGTGCTGTAAACTATATTCATTTAGCTCAAGAGATTATAAAGAAAAACAGCAAATAG
- a CDS encoding ParB/RepB/Spo0J family partition protein produces the protein MTKVIKKQALGRGLSALLKDPENDIQSVEDKNADKVVGNIIELEIDAIEINPFQPRSNFNEESLRELATSIKELGVIQPITVRKLDFNKYQLISGERRLRASKLVGLTTVPAYIRIANDNESLVMALVENIQRHDLDPIEIALSYQRLIDEIQLTQEQMSERVGKKRSTIANYLRLLKLDPIIQTGIRDGFISMGHGRAIINIDDLEAQTDIYQKIVSQNLSVRETEALVKNYHEGVPPKAEGKPKADSAFQVRETQKNTFNDYFGSKVDIKVAGNGKGKITIPFNSEADFNRIIKLING, from the coding sequence ATGACAAAAGTAATTAAAAAACAAGCCTTAGGAAGAGGATTATCAGCACTATTAAAAGATCCAGAAAACGACATTCAATCAGTAGAAGACAAAAATGCTGACAAGGTTGTTGGAAATATCATTGAACTTGAGATAGACGCGATTGAAATAAATCCATTTCAGCCTAGAAGCAATTTTAATGAAGAATCTTTACGCGAATTAGCCACTTCTATTAAAGAACTTGGTGTAATTCAACCTATTACTGTTCGTAAATTAGATTTTAATAAATATCAATTAATCTCTGGAGAACGTCGTCTTCGTGCTTCTAAATTAGTAGGTCTAACAACTGTTCCTGCTTATATTAGAATTGCAAATGACAACGAATCTTTGGTTATGGCCTTAGTTGAAAACATTCAGCGTCATGACTTAGACCCAATTGAGATTGCACTTTCATACCAGCGTTTGATTGACGAAATTCAATTAACTCAAGAACAAATGAGTGAAAGAGTTGGAAAAAAACGTTCAACAATCGCGAATTACTTACGTCTTTTAAAACTAGATCCGATTATTCAAACTGGAATCCGTGACGGTTTTATCAGCATGGGACACGGTCGTGCCATTATTAATATTGATGACTTAGAAGCTCAAACCGATATCTACCAAAAGATTGTGAGCCAAAACCTTTCGGTTCGTGAAACAGAAGCTTTGGTAAAAAACTACCATGAAGGTGTTCCGCCAAAAGCAGAAGGAAAACCAAAAGCTGATTCTGCATTCCAAGTAAGAGAAACTCAAAAAAACACTTTCAACGATTACTTTGGTTCAAAAGTTGATATAAAAGTCGCTGGTAACGGAAAAGGAAAAATTACAATTCCATTTAATTCTGAAGCTGACTTTAACAGAATTATAAAATTAATAAACGGATAG
- a CDS encoding DUF5683 domain-containing protein has product MNKIVPIGLLFFLTGTVSLFAQVKKDTVLVVKDTTALQEIDPLTPAKAAFYSAILPGLGQAYNKKYWKIPLVYGAIGTSLYFYIDNNNKYRDYRNAYKRRLEGYNDDNYKFLDDSRLIAGQKFYQRNRDLSALFVVGFYVLNIIDANVDAALIQFNVNERLSMRPEIYPADVTFKPNVGLTFNYKF; this is encoded by the coding sequence GTGAATAAAATTGTCCCCATCGGTCTATTGTTCTTTCTAACAGGAACCGTTTCTCTTTTTGCCCAGGTAAAAAAAGACACGGTTTTGGTCGTAAAAGACACTACTGCATTACAAGAAATAGATCCGCTAACACCAGCAAAAGCAGCCTTTTATTCTGCTATCCTACCTGGATTAGGCCAAGCATACAATAAAAAATACTGGAAAATCCCATTAGTTTACGGAGCAATCGGAACCAGTTTATATTTCTACATAGACAACAACAATAAATACCGTGATTATCGTAATGCCTACAAGCGAAGACTAGAAGGCTATAATGACGATAATTATAAATTTCTAGACGATAGCCGGTTAATTGCTGGTCAGAAATTTTACCAAAGAAACAGAGATTTATCCGCTTTATTTGTTGTCGGTTTTTATGTTCTCAACATAATAGATGCCAATGTTGACGCAGCCCTGATTCAGTTTAACGTAAACGAAAGATTGTCAATGCGTCCAGAAATTTATCCAGCCGATGTAACATTTAAACCAAACGTTGGACTAACTTTTAATTACAAGTTTTAA